A single region of the Hyphomicrobiales bacterium genome encodes:
- the mhqO gene encoding putative ring-cleaving dioxygenase MhqO (Evidence 3 : Putative function from multiple computational evidences), whose amino-acid sequence MVQNGIHHVTAIAGPARRNFHFYTEVLGLRFVKRTVNFDDPGTYHFYFGDEAGSPGTILTFFPWEHVAPGRLGVGETQETVFRVPEGSIGYWTHRFVEKGVVHQAPEKRFGETVLAFKDPDGMRLSLVGVAGIEAEPAWGGSDVPAENAIRGFHSVSLLIKDAAPTGAILTDVLGFSEVGREGALIRYKAGDTAIGGIVDLRAAGEFLPARMGGGSVHHVAFRAADDAAQEAMVRKLRENHGIQTTEQKDRNYFRSVYFREPGHVLFEIATDDPGFAADEPLASLGQALKLPSFLEHRRAEIEAVLPELG is encoded by the coding sequence ATGGTCCAGAATGGCATTCACCACGTCACCGCTATCGCCGGTCCCGCACGTCGCAATTTCCATTTCTACACGGAAGTCCTCGGCCTGCGTTTCGTGAAGCGCACCGTGAACTTCGATGATCCCGGCACCTACCACTTCTATTTCGGGGACGAGGCAGGGTCACCCGGCACCATCCTCACCTTCTTCCCGTGGGAGCATGTGGCACCCGGCCGCCTCGGCGTCGGCGAGACGCAGGAGACGGTGTTCCGCGTGCCGGAGGGGTCCATCGGGTACTGGACGCACCGCTTCGTCGAGAAGGGCGTGGTGCACCAGGCCCCGGAGAAACGCTTCGGTGAAACGGTGCTGGCGTTCAAGGATCCGGACGGTATGCGGCTTTCCCTCGTCGGCGTTGCGGGCATCGAAGCCGAACCCGCATGGGGCGGCAGCGACGTTCCCGCGGAGAACGCTATCCGCGGCTTTCACAGTGTCAGCCTGCTGATCAAGGACGCGGCGCCGACAGGCGCGATCCTGACGGACGTTCTCGGCTTCAGCGAAGTCGGCCGTGAGGGCGCGCTCATCCGCTACAAGGCGGGCGACACCGCGATCGGCGGTATCGTCGACCTGCGCGCCGCCGGCGAGTTCCTGCCGGCGCGCATGGGGGGCGGGTCGGTTCACCATGTCGCCTTCCGCGCGGCTGACGATGCCGCGCAGGAGGCGATGGTCAGGAAGCTGCGGGAGAACCACGGCATCCAGACCACGGAGCAGAAGGACCGCAATTACTTCCGGTCCGTCTATTTCCGCGAGCCCGGCCATGTACTCTTCGAGATCGCGACCGATGATCCGGGCTTCGCGGCCGACGAGCCGCTGGCCTCGCTCGGCCAGGCCCTGAAGCTTCCGTCCTTCCTCGAGCACCGCCGCGCGGAGATCGAGGCTGTGCTCCCCGAGCTCGGCTAA
- the mhqD gene encoding putative hydrolase MhqD (Evidence 3 : Putative function from multiple computational evidences), translated as MSAALSFIHRFEPATKAGLAPLLLLHGTGGDENDLLSLGHLLSPGAALLSPRGKVSEGGAPRFFRRLTEGVFDEDDVRRRADELAGFIREARAAYDLPAPIAIGFSNGANIAAALLYRQPDALAGAVLLRAMVPLPEAPVRDLAGRDVLILSGSMDPIAQEENAKRLAATLAEGGGRVTHRILPAGHGLSQADVNISKEWLGALKQPA; from the coding sequence ATGAGCGCCGCTTTGTCGTTTATCCACCGCTTCGAGCCCGCCACGAAGGCCGGCCTCGCTCCACTCCTGTTGCTGCATGGAACCGGGGGTGACGAGAACGACCTCCTGTCGCTCGGCCACCTGCTGTCCCCTGGCGCCGCGCTCCTGTCGCCGCGCGGCAAGGTCTCAGAGGGGGGAGCGCCGCGCTTTTTCCGACGTCTCACGGAAGGGGTCTTCGACGAGGACGACGTGCGCCGCCGCGCCGACGAACTCGCGGGCTTCATTCGCGAGGCGCGAGCCGCCTACGACCTTCCAGCGCCGATAGCGATCGGCTTTTCCAATGGCGCGAATATCGCGGCGGCCCTGCTCTATCGCCAGCCGGATGCACTGGCTGGCGCGGTGCTGCTGCGCGCCATGGTCCCTCTGCCGGAGGCGCCGGTGCGGGATCTTGCCGGGCGGGACGTACTCATCCTGTCCGGGTCGATGGATCCGATCGCGCAGGAGGAAAATGCCAAGCGTCTGGCCGCCACGCTCGCTGAGGGCGGCGGGCGGGTGACACATCGCATCCTCCCGGCGGGCCACGGCTTGTCCCAGGCTGATGTCAACATCAGCAAGGAGTGGCTCGGCGCGCTGAAGCAGCCTGCTTAG
- a CDS encoding Bcr/CflA family efflux transporter: MNAPMKDAAAGMVDGPRPRVPLWLLASLTFSATLAMHIFVPALPQVAQDLGAGIGAMQLTISLYILGLAVGQLIYGPIADRFGRRPTLIAGLSIYVMAGIAAALAPSAHGLIAARLFQAMGGCVGMVLSRAIIRDISSPQDSVRSLAIVNLFITVGPAIAPLIGSVVSSTVGWRFIFVLLALFGAMNIMFTVWLLPETRRSGGDNSVATLARNYRSLLTSPAFLGYAIGGGCATTSMYAFIGVAPFIFINELGRPAYEVGIYLAILVTGIWIGSIAVSRLIMRVPIRSLLIGGNLVSLAAAFMFLGVVVSGHLTVSWVVGLMFLFLFGAGFAAPTALTQAVSVNPKVVGSASGLYGFAQMSVGALCAGLAGVGSHPALAAALVLGGATIIAQIAFMIAQHHANAG, from the coding sequence GTGAACGCCCCGATGAAGGACGCTGCGGCTGGCATGGTGGACGGGCCGCGTCCGAGGGTGCCTTTATGGCTTCTCGCCTCGCTGACCTTCAGCGCGACGCTCGCGATGCATATCTTCGTGCCGGCTTTGCCGCAGGTGGCGCAGGATCTCGGCGCCGGCATTGGTGCGATGCAGCTAACGATCAGCCTGTATATCCTCGGGCTGGCTGTCGGGCAGCTGATCTATGGCCCGATCGCCGACCGTTTCGGCCGACGGCCGACGCTCATTGCGGGACTGTCCATCTATGTCATGGCCGGCATCGCCGCCGCCCTGGCGCCGAGCGCGCATGGGCTGATTGCGGCGCGTCTGTTCCAGGCGATGGGCGGTTGTGTCGGCATGGTACTCAGCCGCGCTATTATCCGCGATATCTCCAGCCCCCAGGATTCCGTCCGAAGCCTGGCAATCGTGAATCTGTTCATCACCGTCGGGCCGGCGATCGCACCGCTGATAGGCAGCGTGGTGTCGTCCACCGTTGGCTGGCGCTTCATCTTTGTGCTGCTCGCCCTTTTCGGCGCGATGAACATCATGTTCACGGTGTGGCTTCTGCCGGAGACGCGGCGGTCCGGCGGCGACAATTCCGTGGCGACGCTGGCGCGCAACTATCGCAGCCTTCTCACATCGCCTGCCTTCCTCGGCTATGCCATAGGCGGTGGCTGTGCCACGACGTCCATGTACGCCTTCATCGGTGTGGCCCCCTTCATCTTCATCAACGAACTGGGCCGGCCTGCGTATGAGGTGGGGATTTATCTTGCGATCCTTGTCACCGGCATCTGGATCGGCAGCATCGCCGTCAGCCGTCTGATCATGCGCGTGCCGATCCGATCGCTTTTGATCGGTGGCAATCTCGTGAGCCTCGCGGCGGCCTTCATGTTCCTCGGTGTCGTCGTAAGCGGGCATCTCACCGTGTCTTGGGTCGTCGGGCTTATGTTCCTCTTCCTGTTTGGCGCCGGCTTTGCGGCGCCGACCGCTCTCACGCAAGCGGTCAGCGTCAACCCGAAGGTGGTGGGTTCGGCATCGGGACTCTACGGCTTCGCGCAGATGTCGGTGGGCGCGCTTTGCGCGGGGCTGGCCGGTGTCGGCTCGCATCCCGCGCTGGCTGCCGCCCTGGTGTTGGGCGGCGCGACGATCATCGCCCAGATCGCCTTCATGATCGCCCAGCATCACGCCAACGCTGGTTAG
- a CDS encoding MarR family transcriptional regulator for hemolysin, producing MSVLPHHERNRLGPLLAHAARQWRRAVDRHLQPFDLTEATWLPLLRIARATHPMYQKDLAASLSLDRSSVVRLLDSLQRAGLVERREGRDRRTKAIVLTALGQATVQRVEVFARGVREVALANVAPEDLAITMRVLDHIATVLSPAAEEIAA from the coding sequence ATGTCTGTTCTCCCCCACCATGAGCGCAACCGCCTTGGACCACTACTCGCCCATGCGGCGCGCCAGTGGCGTCGCGCCGTGGATCGCCATCTGCAACCCTTCGATTTGACAGAGGCGACCTGGCTTCCCCTGCTGCGCATCGCCCGCGCAACCCATCCCATGTATCAGAAGGATCTGGCCGCATCCCTGTCGCTCGATCGTTCGTCCGTCGTCCGACTGCTCGATTCGTTGCAGCGGGCTGGCCTGGTCGAGCGCCGTGAGGGGCGGGACCGTCGTACCAAGGCCATCGTGCTGACCGCGCTTGGCCAGGCGACGGTGCAGCGCGTGGAGGTGTTCGCGCGGGGCGTGCGCGAGGTGGCGCTGGCTAATGTTGCTCCCGAGGACCTCGCGATCACCATGCGGGTTCTCGATCATATCGCGACGGTTCTTTCCCCCGCAGCTGAAGAGATCGCCGCGTGA
- a CDS encoding Cupin_2 domain-containing protein: MSIAETAGIRKANDGLDGITWNILGQTYVPKTRTDDSFSWHATFPPGTFVPPHIHPDQDEYIYMLEGELTFWLEGVENKAGPGDLARLPRDKAHGIFNKSDQTAKCLFWVSPTQKLFELFTAIHGVPDPAEVVRRAALHNVHFLPPEA; the protein is encoded by the coding sequence ATGTCGATTGCAGAGACCGCAGGTATTCGCAAGGCCAACGACGGCCTGGACGGCATCACCTGGAATATCCTTGGCCAGACTTATGTGCCGAAAACACGGACGGATGACAGCTTTTCCTGGCATGCGACCTTCCCGCCCGGCACCTTCGTGCCGCCGCATATCCATCCCGACCAGGATGAATATATCTATATGCTTGAAGGCGAATTGACCTTCTGGCTGGAAGGCGTCGAGAACAAGGCCGGCCCCGGCGATCTCGCCCGCCTGCCGCGCGACAAGGCCCACGGCATCTTCAACAAGAGTGACCAGACGGCCAAATGCCTGTTCTGGGTGAGCCCGACGCAAAAGCTGTTCGAGCTGTTCACCGCCATCCACGGCGTTCCCGACCCGGCCGAGGTCGTGCGCCGGGCCGCCCTTCACAACGTCCACTTCCTGCCGCCGGAAGCGTAA
- a CDS encoding Amino acid/amide ABC transporter membrane protein 2 (HAAT family), whose amino-acid sequence MTDAARPVQQAAPADAPPSLRRLVMPVIVFGGLAIAPWLAQFGTESFLLSLLTRVMVLGLAALSLDLLIGYAGLVSFGHAAFIGIGAYSVGILASHGINGIGLQVIAALAVSAIFAAITGAISLRTRGVYFIMITLAFGQMLFFLATSLAAYGGDDGMNLPSRSLFFGFDPLDNDRVLYYTAFATLGVVYLACRMLVASRFGRVLRGARQNPVRMQAIGFSPYRYQLVLYVIAGMIAALAGVLLANTSEFVSPATMSWQRSGDLIFMVVLGGMGSLHGAIAGAIVFLLAEEVLAGFTEHWHIIFGPLLILCVLYIRGGITPLIERTRP is encoded by the coding sequence ATGACGGATGCCGCCCGTCCGGTCCAGCAAGCCGCGCCGGCAGACGCGCCCCCGAGCCTGCGGCGGCTCGTGATGCCGGTCATCGTCTTCGGGGGCCTGGCTATCGCACCCTGGCTCGCGCAGTTCGGCACGGAGAGCTTCCTCCTGTCGCTCCTGACGCGCGTGATGGTGCTGGGTCTCGCCGCGCTCTCGCTCGACCTCCTGATCGGCTATGCCGGCCTTGTCAGCTTCGGCCACGCCGCCTTCATCGGCATCGGCGCTTATTCGGTCGGCATACTTGCCAGCCACGGCATCAACGGCATTGGCCTGCAGGTCATCGCCGCGCTCGCGGTCTCGGCCATTTTCGCGGCGATCACCGGCGCCATCTCGCTGAGGACGCGCGGCGTCTATTTCATCATGATCACGCTGGCCTTCGGGCAGATGCTGTTCTTCCTGGCGACATCATTGGCGGCCTATGGCGGCGACGATGGCATGAATCTGCCGAGCCGCAGCCTGTTCTTCGGCTTTGACCCGCTCGACAACGACCGCGTGCTCTACTACACGGCCTTCGCGACGCTCGGTGTGGTCTATCTCGCCTGCCGCATGCTCGTCGCCTCCCGTTTCGGGCGCGTCCTGCGGGGCGCCCGACAGAACCCGGTGCGCATGCAGGCCATCGGCTTCTCGCCCTATCGCTACCAGCTCGTGCTCTATGTCATCGCGGGCATGATCGCGGCGCTGGCCGGCGTGCTTCTCGCCAACACCAGCGAGTTCGTGAGCCCGGCGACCATGAGCTGGCAGCGCTCCGGCGACCTGATCTTCATGGTGGTACTCGGCGGCATGGGTTCCCTGCATGGGGCGATCGCCGGCGCCATCGTCTTTCTTCTGGCGGAAGAGGTGCTCGCGGGGTTTACGGAGCATTGGCACATCATCTTCGGCCCACTCCTGATCCTGTGCGTGCTCTATATCCGGGGCGGCATCACGCCCCTCATCGAGAGGACGCGGCCGTGA
- a CDS encoding conserved exported hypothetical protein (Evidence 4 : Unknown function but conserved in other organisms), producing MLKLSATLFVFGLMVAPAYAVDPRLEASLRKLDPAERFTQLCDVEAMARIRHDANAFRPDRALADAISPTQRNGDRLTGNGGAFRSAGHWYRYSFSCEANPDHMKITAFDYKIGPMIPEAQWAKFGLWQ from the coding sequence ATGTTGAAGCTGTCGGCGACCTTGTTTGTTTTCGGTCTCATGGTCGCTCCCGCCTATGCTGTCGATCCCCGGCTGGAAGCCAGTCTCCGCAAGCTCGATCCGGCCGAGCGTTTCACACAGCTCTGCGACGTGGAGGCAATGGCGCGTATCCGTCACGATGCAAATGCCTTCCGTCCGGACCGGGCCCTCGCCGACGCTATCAGCCCCACCCAGCGCAATGGTGACCGGCTTACGGGCAATGGCGGGGCTTTCCGAAGCGCCGGCCACTGGTATCGCTACAGCTTCAGCTGTGAGGCGAACCCGGATCACATGAAGATCACGGCGTTCGACTACAAGATCGGACCCATGATCCCCGAAGCGCAATGGGCGAAATTCGGGCTCTGGCAGTAG
- a CDS encoding hypothetical protein (Evidence 5 : Unknown function): MLADQLRSALRGQVIPGWRRLTPEWMDAADAGLATSISMDRGTAATDPSPSGEGGLASARSGGGQRGQGDAP; this comes from the coding sequence ATGCTCGCTGACCAATTGAGGTCAGCGCTGCGGGGACAGGTCATTCCGGGATGGCGCAGGCTAACCCCGGAATGGATGGACGCCGCTGATGCGGGACTTGCCACCAGCATATCCATGGATCGGGGAACCGCCGCCACTGATCCCTCCCCTTCGGGGGAGGGTGGCCTCGCGTCAGCGAGGTCGGGTGGGGGACAACGAGGCCAGGGCGACGCTCCGTGA
- a CDS encoding LysR family transcriptional regulator — translation MVEPFKHLAWDDFRLIKAIADARGLPAAAAQMGVNHSTVFRRLGQIEEALGVKLFERHRAGYALTPAGEEIVAVAERVDADITAVTRKLVGRELAPAGELRVTTNDSLLVHLLTSLFARFREAYPTIQLDIVLTNQALNLSKRDADVAIRATDKPPENLVGRRIANVAWALYGRASDFPDPETQRNADLATLCNRTWVSLGDNLGSLNVVRFVRTHIAPENVGYKVNTVLGLAEAIEAGLGIGHLPCFIADARPSLVRLQPPDKQFEAQLWLLTHPDLRHNARVRALMDFLAAEMSQCRRYMEGELI, via the coding sequence ATGGTTGAGCCTTTCAAGCATCTTGCCTGGGACGACTTCCGTCTGATCAAGGCGATCGCCGATGCGCGCGGGTTGCCGGCTGCCGCCGCGCAGATGGGCGTGAACCATTCGACCGTGTTCCGGCGTCTCGGCCAGATCGAGGAGGCGCTCGGCGTCAAGCTGTTCGAGCGCCACCGGGCGGGCTATGCGCTGACGCCTGCGGGAGAAGAGATCGTCGCGGTCGCGGAGCGGGTCGATGCCGACATCACGGCGGTGACCCGCAAGCTTGTCGGGCGGGAGCTGGCGCCGGCCGGTGAGCTGCGCGTCACCACCAACGACTCCCTCCTGGTGCATCTGCTGACATCCCTGTTCGCCCGGTTCCGCGAGGCCTACCCCACGATCCAGCTCGATATCGTGCTGACAAATCAGGCGCTCAATCTCTCCAAGCGGGATGCCGATGTCGCCATCCGCGCGACCGACAAGCCGCCCGAGAATCTCGTCGGGCGCCGCATCGCCAATGTCGCCTGGGCGCTCTATGGCCGGGCGAGCGATTTCCCGGACCCGGAGACCCAGCGCAACGCCGATCTTGCGACGCTGTGCAACAGGACCTGGGTCTCGCTTGGCGACAATCTCGGCTCGCTCAATGTGGTGCGCTTCGTGCGGACCCATATCGCGCCGGAGAATGTCGGCTACAAGGTCAATACGGTGCTCGGGCTCGCCGAGGCGATCGAGGCAGGTTTGGGCATCGGCCATCTGCCTTGTTTCATCGCCGATGCGCGCCCGTCGCTGGTGCGGCTGCAGCCGCCGGACAAGCAGTTCGAGGCGCAGCTGTGGCTGCTCACCCACCCGGATCTGCGCCACAACGCCCGCGTGCGTGCGCTGATGGATTTTCTCGCCGCCGAAATGAGCCAGTGCCGCCGCTATATGGAAGGCGAACTGATCTGA
- a CDS encoding Amino acid/amide ABC transporter ATP-binding protein 1 (HAAT family): MNQPMTGPLLVLDHLAKNYGALKVTDDVSLNVGANELHAIIGPNGAGKTTLIHQISGLARPDTGRILFAGEDITQRTMAERTAGGLARSFQITSILPDFSVLENVALAVQGRSGSSFRFFRNAGKEEELNAPARVILNQFGLLPRAAVPAGLLSYGEKRQLELAIALATRPRLLLLDEPLAGTSHEESARIIATLKSLKGTLGILLIEHDMDAVFQLADRISVLVYGRVIATGSADEVRNNAEVRSAYLGEEAA, encoded by the coding sequence GTGAACCAGCCCATGACCGGCCCCCTTCTTGTCCTCGACCATCTCGCGAAGAACTATGGGGCCCTGAAGGTCACCGACGACGTGTCCTTGAATGTCGGCGCCAATGAGCTCCACGCCATCATCGGCCCGAACGGCGCCGGCAAGACGACGCTGATCCACCAGATCTCGGGCCTCGCCCGCCCCGATACGGGGCGCATCCTCTTCGCGGGCGAAGACATCACGCAGCGGACCATGGCGGAACGCACCGCGGGAGGCCTCGCCCGGTCCTTCCAGATCACCTCCATCCTGCCGGATTTCTCGGTGCTGGAGAATGTCGCGCTCGCGGTCCAGGGGCGCTCGGGGTCGAGCTTCCGTTTCTTCCGCAATGCCGGCAAGGAGGAGGAACTGAACGCCCCCGCGCGGGTCATCCTCAACCAGTTCGGCCTGCTGCCGCGCGCGGCCGTGCCGGCGGGCCTCCTCTCCTATGGCGAGAAGCGGCAACTCGAACTCGCCATCGCGCTCGCGACGCGCCCTCGCCTGCTGCTGCTGGACGAGCCGCTGGCCGGCACGAGCCATGAGGAATCGGCGCGCATCATCGCGACGCTCAAGAGCCTGAAGGGCACGCTCGGCATCCTCCTGATCGAGCATGACATGGACGCGGTCTTCCAGCTGGCCGATCGCATTTCCGTACTCGTCTACGGCCGCGTCATCGCCACGGGATCGGCCGATGAGGTGCGCAACAATGCAGAGGTACGCTCGGCCTATCTCGGCGAGGAGGCAGCCTGA
- a CDS encoding Amino acid/amide ABC transporter membrane protein 1 (HAAT family) — MPFITAHHERQMPLSLFLVQMLNGLQFGLILFLIAAGLTLVFGVMDFINLAHGVQYMVGAYLAAMFTALTGNFLFGLLLALPTALAFGLLLEVLVFRKLYDRDHLDQVLATFGVIITLNEAVKILWGAAPLSVPVPDILSGSIPLIGGLRYPVYRIAIIIAGLAVGLLLYLLVNRTKVGMLVRAGASNAPMVSALGINIRLLFTFVFGFGAMLAGFAGAMVTPILSVEPGMGDNVLILAFVVIVIGGIGSVRGAFLAALLIGVVDTLGRFMAPMLLRAILDPSTASQTGRAIAPMLIYVLMAVTLCIRPAGLFPAKR; from the coding sequence ATGCCATTCATTACTGCCCACCATGAGCGCCAGATGCCGCTGAGCCTTTTCCTCGTCCAGATGCTGAATGGCCTGCAGTTCGGGCTCATTCTCTTTCTCATCGCCGCGGGCCTGACGCTCGTCTTCGGCGTGATGGACTTCATCAACCTTGCCCACGGCGTCCAATACATGGTCGGCGCCTATCTCGCCGCCATGTTCACCGCGCTGACGGGGAATTTCCTGTTCGGGCTCCTGCTCGCGCTGCCGACGGCGCTCGCCTTTGGCCTGCTGCTCGAAGTGCTCGTCTTCCGCAAATTATACGATCGTGATCACCTCGATCAGGTGCTGGCGACCTTCGGCGTGATCATCACGCTGAATGAGGCGGTGAAGATCCTCTGGGGCGCGGCTCCGCTGAGCGTGCCGGTGCCGGACATCCTGTCGGGGTCGATCCCGCTGATCGGCGGGCTGCGCTACCCTGTCTACCGCATTGCCATCATCATCGCGGGGCTCGCGGTCGGCTTGTTGCTTTATCTCCTGGTCAACCGCACCAAGGTCGGCATGCTCGTGCGCGCCGGCGCCTCGAACGCGCCCATGGTGTCGGCACTTGGCATCAACATCCGCCTCCTCTTCACCTTCGTCTTTGGCTTCGGCGCCATGCTTGCGGGCTTCGCGGGGGCGATGGTCACCCCCATCCTCTCGGTCGAGCCGGGCATGGGCGACAACGTGCTGATCCTTGCCTTCGTCGTCATCGTCATCGGCGGTATCGGCTCGGTGCGTGGCGCCTTCCTGGCCGCGCTCCTGATCGGCGTCGTCGACACGCTCGGCCGCTTCATGGCCCCGATGCTGCTGCGCGCCATCCTTGATCCATCCACGGCAAGCCAGACCGGCCGGGCGATTGCCCCGATGCTGATTTACGTGCTGATGGCCGTGACCCTGTGCATCCGACCCGCCGGCCTTTTCCCGGCCAAACGTTGA
- a CDS encoding hypothetical protein (Evidence 5 : Unknown function): MTRLVGVFRRGRRHVDPTRRLRRHPPLKGRDRRVAADLMTRDKKGVWNFYLSQGQPFCRGFARCKNRRANLSTWIVASDVVQVGFALAGGLDPRPHVSPYPGMTGGGCHSLLPTMSARCR; encoded by the coding sequence GTGACCAGACTGGTTGGCGTTTTTCGGCGAGGTCGGCGGCATGTCGACCCCACCCGACGCCTGCGGCGCCACCCTCCCCTGAAGGGGAGGGATCGACGCGTCGCGGCTGACTTGATGACACGGGACAAAAAGGGGGTTTGGAATTTCTACCTGTCCCAAGGGCAACCCTTCTGTCGGGGATTTGCTCGATGCAAGAATCGAAGAGCAAATTTATCGACTTGGATTGTTGCATCGGATGTCGTGCAAGTCGGATTCGCTCTAGCCGGAGGCCTGGATCCCAGGCCTCACGTTTCGCCCTATCCCGGGATGACCGGAGGCGGATGCCATTCATTACTGCCCACCATGAGCGCCAGATGCCGCTGA
- the livF gene encoding High-affinity branched-chain amino acid transport ATP-binding protein LivF, with product MLSVRDLQAAYGPAKVLFDISFEIGAGEVVTLLGRNGMGKTTTIKTIIGLLPATGGSVSFNDKPLAGQPAYRVARQGIGLVPEGRQIFPNLTVEENLVATASPGPDRSKAPRWSLPDIYALFPRLKERRGNLGNQLSGGEQQMLAIGRALMTNPRLLMLDEATEGLAPLIREEIWNCLRQLKNEHQAILVVDKNVDALTTFADRHVVIEKGAVVWTGTSSALKSDPSVKDRFLHV from the coding sequence ATGCTCAGCGTGCGTGATCTCCAGGCGGCCTACGGGCCTGCCAAGGTCCTTTTCGACATCTCCTTCGAGATCGGCGCCGGCGAGGTCGTCACGCTGCTTGGCCGCAACGGCATGGGCAAGACGACGACGATCAAGACCATTATCGGCCTGTTGCCCGCGACCGGCGGCTCGGTGAGCTTCAACGACAAGCCGCTGGCGGGGCAGCCGGCCTATCGGGTCGCCCGCCAGGGCATTGGCCTTGTGCCGGAGGGCCGGCAGATCTTCCCCAATCTCACGGTGGAAGAAAACCTGGTCGCGACGGCCTCGCCCGGACCGGACCGCAGCAAGGCGCCGCGCTGGTCGCTGCCCGATATCTACGCGCTTTTTCCACGCCTCAAGGAGCGGCGCGGCAATCTCGGCAACCAGCTCTCAGGCGGTGAGCAGCAGATGCTCGCCATCGGCCGCGCGTTGATGACGAACCCCCGCCTTCTCATGCTCGACGAGGCCACCGAGGGGCTCGCGCCGCTGATCCGGGAAGAGATCTGGAACTGCCTGCGCCAGCTCAAGAACGAGCATCAGGCGATCCTCGTCGTGGACAAGAATGTCGATGCCTTGACCACTTTCGCGGATCGCCATGTGGTCATCGAAAAGGGCGCGGTGGTTTGGACCGGCACGAGCAGCGCGCTGAAGTCTGATCCCAGCGTGAAGGACCGCTTTCTCCATGTATGA